From Catharus ustulatus isolate bCatUst1 chromosome 17, bCatUst1.pri.v2, whole genome shotgun sequence, the proteins below share one genomic window:
- the LOC117004539 gene encoding serine/threonine-protein phosphatase 4 regulatory subunit 1-like isoform X2, which translates to MAVGFEDYGPDCDSMRITAFLDIPGQDNLTPLARLEKYAFSENVFNRQIIARGLLDVFRDFSSNEEDFLTVMEIVVRLSEDAEPTVRTELMEQIPPIAIFLQESRPKFPTAFFEYLMPIVVRYLTDVNNQVRKAGQEALLILLEQDLVAQSDIENKVCPILLDLSAPDSDDEYKVEAVNIICKMASMLSRTTVEHMLLPRFCELCSDGKLFQVRKICAANFGDICNAVGQEATERLLIPKFFELCSDSVWGMRKACAECFMAVSYTTSPEVRRSKLSPLFISLISDTCRWVRQAAFQSLGPFISTFANPSSAGLYIREDGTLSIRPSAQDVNSNSCQPSSNITVMSSSANAVFSSEQPMEIKPDSSTEETSAELHTKLSVDLNKNPREESSDCCGSPGDVSCLCQGDKTAAGATEATKGSSFPGLSSGLPCAEDVFNTFLYWRPPLPDISQDLELLQFKAEKHNDACSVPCNNCVASSEIKKVLESLQEHIDDPDVQAQVQVLSAALRAAQFDSVGDCETKKMEESSDNLQNKMILDETAVSDAACNQVQGGTLSSPASQDDISDQSSTSVLKSMDSEEQHRGTSIFLRKEQENNPPFEDDKSKLQDIIPQPLLDQYLSMTDPARAQTVDTEIAKHCAYSLPGVALTLGRQNWHCLKDTYETLASDVQWKVRRTLAFSIHELAVILGDQLTAADLVPIFNGFLKDLDEVRIGVLKHLYDFLKLLHADKRREYLYQLQEFVVTDNSRNWRFRYELAEQLILILELYNPNDVYDYLRHIALTLCSDKVSEVRWISFKLVVAILQKFYANSANALGLNFINELVVRFRHCSKWVGRQAFAFICQAVVEEECMPVEQFVEHLLPSLLSLASDPVPNVRVLLAKALRQTLLEKAYFKSVGNPHLEAAEETILALQSDRDQDVSFFATIKLKQDNMNNITIEKQN; encoded by the exons TTGGCTTTGAAGATTATGGACCAGACTGTGATAGCATGAGGATAACAGCATTCCTGGATATTCCTGGGCAGGATAACTTAACTCCACTGGCTCGTCTAGAGAAATATGCCTTcagtgaaaatgtatttaacaG GCAAATTATTGCCAGGGGTCTTCTGGATGTCTTTCGAGATTTCAGTAGCAATGAAGAAGACTTTCTGACTGTAATGGAAATAGTGGTCAGGCTCTCTGAAGATGCAG AGCCAACTGTTCGCACAGAGCTGATGGAGCAGATCCCTCCTATTGCCATTTTCCTACAAGAAAGTCGACCAAAATTCCCAACAGCATTTTTTGAATACCTTATGCCCATAGTAGTGAGGTACCTGACAGATGTGAACAATCAG GTCAGAAAGGCAGGCCAGGAAGCACTGCTGATACTGCTGGAACAGGACCTTGTGGCTCAGAGTGACATTGAAAATAAGGTGTGTCCAATTCTGCTGGACCTCTCTGCTCCTGACAGTGATGATGAGTACAAGGTGGAAGCTGTCAAT aTAATCTGTAAAATGGCTTCCATGTTGAGCAGAACAACAGTTGAGCACATGCTGCTTCCTCGTTTCTGTGAACTCTGCAGTGATGGGAAATTGTTTCAAGTCCGAAAG ATTTGTGCAGCTAATTTTGGTGACATTTGCAATGCAGTTGGGCAAGAAGCTACTGAAAGACTGCTG ATTCCCAAGTTCTTTGAGCTGTGTTCTGATAGTGTGTGGGGAATGAGGAAGGCTTGTGCTGAATGCTTCATGGCAGTGTCTTACACCACGTCCCCTGAAGTTCGCAGGAGCAAACTGTCCCCACTGTTCATCAGCCTGATCAGTGACACCTGCAGATGG GTTCGTCAGGCTGCTTTTCAGTCTCTTGGCCCATTTATTTCTACCTTTGCAAACCCTTCAAGTGCTGGTCTTTACATTCGAGAAGATGGGACACTGAGTATCCGACCATCAGCACAAGATGTGAATTCCAATTCCTGTCAGCCAAGCAGCAATATCACTGTGATGTCTTCCAGTGCAAATGCTGTGTTCAG CTCAGAACAACCAATGGAAATCAAACCAGATTCATCAACTGAGGAGACTTCAGCAGAACTTCATACAAAGCTCTCTGTGGACCTAAATAAAAATCCGCGGGAAGAAAGTTCAGATTGTTGTGGCAGCCCTGGAGATGTGTCTTGCTTGTGTCAGGGTGACAAAACTGCTGCTGGTGCCACTGAAGCCACGAAGGGGAGCAGTTTTCCAGGGCTGAGCTCGGGGCTGCCGTGTGCCGAGGATGTATTTAACACATTCCTGTACTGGCGCCCTCCTCTGCCCGACATAAGtcaggacctggagctgctgcagttcaAGGCTGAGAAGCACAACGatgcctgctctgtgccatgtAATAACTGTGTTGCtagcagtgaaataaaaaaggttCTAGAAAGTTTACAGGAGCATATAGATGATCCAGATGTTCAAG CTCAGGTCCAAGTGCtgtctgctgctctcagagctgctcagtttGATTCTGTTGGTGACTGTGAGaccaaaaaaatggaagaaagcaGTGACAATCTTCAGAACAAAATGATTTTGGATGAAACAGCTGTTTCAGATGCTGCCTGCAACCAGGTGCAGGGGGGCACTCTTTCATCCCCTGCCTCCCAGGATGACATCAGTGACCAGTCAAGCACCAGTGTGCTGAAAAGCATG GACTCAGAGGAACAACACAGAGGAACAAGTATATTTTTGaggaaagagcaagaaaataatCCACCATTTGAAGATGACAAGTCAAAATTGCAG GACATCATCCCTCAGCCTTTACTGGACCAGTACCTGTCCATGACTGACCCTGCACGGGCCCAGACTGTTGACACTGAGATTGCCAAGCACTGTGCTTACAGCCTGCCTGGGGTGGCCCTGACTCTGGGCAGGCAGAACTGGCACTGCCTCAAGGACACCTATGAGACACTGGCTTCAGATGTACAG TGGAAGGTGCGGCGCACTCTGGCCTTCTCCATCCACGAGCTGGCTGTGATCCTGGGGGATCAGTTAACAGCTGCTGATCTGGTGCCAATTTTCAATGGCTTCTTGAAAGACCTGGATGAAGTGCGTATTGGTGTCCTCAAACACCTGTATGACTTTCTGAAG CTACTTCATGCAGACAAAAGGCGAGAGTATCTTTACCAGCTGCAAGAATTTGTGGTGACTGATAACAGCAGGAACTGGAGGTTTCGTTACGAGCTGGCAGA GCAgctgatcctgatcctggaGCTCTACAATCCCAATGATGTCTATGACTACCTAAGGCACATTGCACTAACTCTGTGCTCCGATAAAGTTTCAGAAGTTCGGTGGATCTCCTTCAAACTG GTTGTGGCAATCCTGCAGAAGTTCTATGCAAACAGTGCCAATGCCCTGGGATTAAATTTCATCAATGAGCTCGTAGTGCGGTTTCGCCACTGCTCCAAGTGGGTTGGGAGACAAGCCTTTGCCTTCATTTGTCAG GCTGTAGTAGAAGAAGAGTGCATGCCTGTGGAGCAGTTTGTTGAGCACTTACTCCCCAGCCTTCTAAGCCTTGCATCAGATCCTGTGCCAAACGTCAGGGtcctgctggccaaggccctgaGGCAGACACTGCTGGAGAAAG cttattttaaaagtgttgGCAATCCTCAT
- the LOC117004539 gene encoding serine/threonine-protein phosphatase 4 regulatory subunit 1-like isoform X1, with translation MAGIPLYFVDLQDDLDDFGFEDYGPDCDSMRITAFLDIPGQDNLTPLARLEKYAFSENVFNRQIIARGLLDVFRDFSSNEEDFLTVMEIVVRLSEDAEPTVRTELMEQIPPIAIFLQESRPKFPTAFFEYLMPIVVRYLTDVNNQVRKAGQEALLILLEQDLVAQSDIENKVCPILLDLSAPDSDDEYKVEAVNIICKMASMLSRTTVEHMLLPRFCELCSDGKLFQVRKICAANFGDICNAVGQEATERLLIPKFFELCSDSVWGMRKACAECFMAVSYTTSPEVRRSKLSPLFISLISDTCRWVRQAAFQSLGPFISTFANPSSAGLYIREDGTLSIRPSAQDVNSNSCQPSSNITVMSSSANAVFSSEQPMEIKPDSSTEETSAELHTKLSVDLNKNPREESSDCCGSPGDVSCLCQGDKTAAGATEATKGSSFPGLSSGLPCAEDVFNTFLYWRPPLPDISQDLELLQFKAEKHNDACSVPCNNCVASSEIKKVLESLQEHIDDPDVQAQVQVLSAALRAAQFDSVGDCETKKMEESSDNLQNKMILDETAVSDAACNQVQGGTLSSPASQDDISDQSSTSVLKSMDSEEQHRGTSIFLRKEQENNPPFEDDKSKLQDIIPQPLLDQYLSMTDPARAQTVDTEIAKHCAYSLPGVALTLGRQNWHCLKDTYETLASDVQWKVRRTLAFSIHELAVILGDQLTAADLVPIFNGFLKDLDEVRIGVLKHLYDFLKLLHADKRREYLYQLQEFVVTDNSRNWRFRYELAEQLILILELYNPNDVYDYLRHIALTLCSDKVSEVRWISFKLVVAILQKFYANSANALGLNFINELVVRFRHCSKWVGRQAFAFICQAVVEEECMPVEQFVEHLLPSLLSLASDPVPNVRVLLAKALRQTLLEKAYFKSVGNPHLEAAEETILALQSDRDQDVSFFATIKLKQDNMNNITIEKQN, from the exons TTGGCTTTGAAGATTATGGACCAGACTGTGATAGCATGAGGATAACAGCATTCCTGGATATTCCTGGGCAGGATAACTTAACTCCACTGGCTCGTCTAGAGAAATATGCCTTcagtgaaaatgtatttaacaG GCAAATTATTGCCAGGGGTCTTCTGGATGTCTTTCGAGATTTCAGTAGCAATGAAGAAGACTTTCTGACTGTAATGGAAATAGTGGTCAGGCTCTCTGAAGATGCAG AGCCAACTGTTCGCACAGAGCTGATGGAGCAGATCCCTCCTATTGCCATTTTCCTACAAGAAAGTCGACCAAAATTCCCAACAGCATTTTTTGAATACCTTATGCCCATAGTAGTGAGGTACCTGACAGATGTGAACAATCAG GTCAGAAAGGCAGGCCAGGAAGCACTGCTGATACTGCTGGAACAGGACCTTGTGGCTCAGAGTGACATTGAAAATAAGGTGTGTCCAATTCTGCTGGACCTCTCTGCTCCTGACAGTGATGATGAGTACAAGGTGGAAGCTGTCAAT aTAATCTGTAAAATGGCTTCCATGTTGAGCAGAACAACAGTTGAGCACATGCTGCTTCCTCGTTTCTGTGAACTCTGCAGTGATGGGAAATTGTTTCAAGTCCGAAAG ATTTGTGCAGCTAATTTTGGTGACATTTGCAATGCAGTTGGGCAAGAAGCTACTGAAAGACTGCTG ATTCCCAAGTTCTTTGAGCTGTGTTCTGATAGTGTGTGGGGAATGAGGAAGGCTTGTGCTGAATGCTTCATGGCAGTGTCTTACACCACGTCCCCTGAAGTTCGCAGGAGCAAACTGTCCCCACTGTTCATCAGCCTGATCAGTGACACCTGCAGATGG GTTCGTCAGGCTGCTTTTCAGTCTCTTGGCCCATTTATTTCTACCTTTGCAAACCCTTCAAGTGCTGGTCTTTACATTCGAGAAGATGGGACACTGAGTATCCGACCATCAGCACAAGATGTGAATTCCAATTCCTGTCAGCCAAGCAGCAATATCACTGTGATGTCTTCCAGTGCAAATGCTGTGTTCAG CTCAGAACAACCAATGGAAATCAAACCAGATTCATCAACTGAGGAGACTTCAGCAGAACTTCATACAAAGCTCTCTGTGGACCTAAATAAAAATCCGCGGGAAGAAAGTTCAGATTGTTGTGGCAGCCCTGGAGATGTGTCTTGCTTGTGTCAGGGTGACAAAACTGCTGCTGGTGCCACTGAAGCCACGAAGGGGAGCAGTTTTCCAGGGCTGAGCTCGGGGCTGCCGTGTGCCGAGGATGTATTTAACACATTCCTGTACTGGCGCCCTCCTCTGCCCGACATAAGtcaggacctggagctgctgcagttcaAGGCTGAGAAGCACAACGatgcctgctctgtgccatgtAATAACTGTGTTGCtagcagtgaaataaaaaaggttCTAGAAAGTTTACAGGAGCATATAGATGATCCAGATGTTCAAG CTCAGGTCCAAGTGCtgtctgctgctctcagagctgctcagtttGATTCTGTTGGTGACTGTGAGaccaaaaaaatggaagaaagcaGTGACAATCTTCAGAACAAAATGATTTTGGATGAAACAGCTGTTTCAGATGCTGCCTGCAACCAGGTGCAGGGGGGCACTCTTTCATCCCCTGCCTCCCAGGATGACATCAGTGACCAGTCAAGCACCAGTGTGCTGAAAAGCATG GACTCAGAGGAACAACACAGAGGAACAAGTATATTTTTGaggaaagagcaagaaaataatCCACCATTTGAAGATGACAAGTCAAAATTGCAG GACATCATCCCTCAGCCTTTACTGGACCAGTACCTGTCCATGACTGACCCTGCACGGGCCCAGACTGTTGACACTGAGATTGCCAAGCACTGTGCTTACAGCCTGCCTGGGGTGGCCCTGACTCTGGGCAGGCAGAACTGGCACTGCCTCAAGGACACCTATGAGACACTGGCTTCAGATGTACAG TGGAAGGTGCGGCGCACTCTGGCCTTCTCCATCCACGAGCTGGCTGTGATCCTGGGGGATCAGTTAACAGCTGCTGATCTGGTGCCAATTTTCAATGGCTTCTTGAAAGACCTGGATGAAGTGCGTATTGGTGTCCTCAAACACCTGTATGACTTTCTGAAG CTACTTCATGCAGACAAAAGGCGAGAGTATCTTTACCAGCTGCAAGAATTTGTGGTGACTGATAACAGCAGGAACTGGAGGTTTCGTTACGAGCTGGCAGA GCAgctgatcctgatcctggaGCTCTACAATCCCAATGATGTCTATGACTACCTAAGGCACATTGCACTAACTCTGTGCTCCGATAAAGTTTCAGAAGTTCGGTGGATCTCCTTCAAACTG GTTGTGGCAATCCTGCAGAAGTTCTATGCAAACAGTGCCAATGCCCTGGGATTAAATTTCATCAATGAGCTCGTAGTGCGGTTTCGCCACTGCTCCAAGTGGGTTGGGAGACAAGCCTTTGCCTTCATTTGTCAG GCTGTAGTAGAAGAAGAGTGCATGCCTGTGGAGCAGTTTGTTGAGCACTTACTCCCCAGCCTTCTAAGCCTTGCATCAGATCCTGTGCCAAACGTCAGGGtcctgctggccaaggccctgaGGCAGACACTGCTGGAGAAAG cttattttaaaagtgttgGCAATCCTCAT